Proteins encoded within one genomic window of Nonomuraea gerenzanensis:
- a CDS encoding STAS domain-containing protein yields MPSLRLHHEHHRGATVIAVAGELDLATAPALRHFIDDVRRAPADQLIFDMAGVAFVDSSGLRVLLDAYVLARRHGGAVHLAALSGAPARLVEITRLGERFRLHPTTATALAAVLAAPEAPGSGDGAVPR; encoded by the coding sequence ATGCCATCGCTTCGTCTGCATCATGAGCATCATCGCGGCGCCACCGTGATCGCGGTGGCCGGAGAGCTCGACCTCGCCACCGCCCCCGCCCTGCGGCACTTCATCGACGACGTGCGCCGGGCACCGGCCGACCAGCTGATCTTCGACATGGCCGGGGTCGCCTTCGTCGACAGCAGCGGGCTGCGGGTGTTGCTGGACGCCTACGTGCTGGCCCGCCGGCACGGCGGCGCCGTCCACCTGGCCGCGCTGTCGGGTGCGCCGGCCCGCCTGGTGGAGATCACCAGGCTGGGCGAGCGGTTCCGCCTGCACCCCACCACCGCGACGGCGCTGGCCGCCGTTTTGGCGGCACCGGAGGCGCCCGGCTCGGGCGACGGGGCCGT